In one window of Nitrospirota bacterium DNA:
- a CDS encoding 4Fe-4S dicluster domain-containing protein: protein MPRYGMVIDLQKCVGCGACAVACKTENNTQDRAKGQTFNWADFIMKEEGKFPNVKFTAMPVLCNHCTDAPCVKACPVTPKAMFKTKEGITMHNDERCIGCRRCQRACPYSSENVEKSAAAYSVISFNDFSDEVHPMYRDGKELIKGCTASGAEVAKAAGEVPPYRTLYKHPDYDSVRRKGVVEKCIFCEHRVKNGELPYCVVSCPAKARIFGDLDDKSSEAGRLLQKHRAVALKNNKGERLKSGEKGTRPNIYYIRSFRAEAKRA from the coding sequence ATGCCTAGATACGGAATGGTAATCGATCTGCAGAAGTGTGTCGGCTGCGGCGCCTGCGCCGTGGCCTGCAAAACCGAGAACAACACCCAGGACAGGGCAAAGGGACAGACCTTCAACTGGGCCGACTTTATCATGAAGGAAGAGGGGAAGTTTCCCAACGTGAAGTTTACGGCGATGCCGGTGCTCTGCAACCACTGTACTGACGCGCCGTGCGTCAAGGCATGCCCGGTCACGCCGAAAGCCATGTTCAAGACAAAAGAGGGCATCACCATGCACAACGACGAGCGCTGCATCGGCTGCCGCAGGTGCCAGAGGGCATGCCCCTACAGCTCGGAGAATGTGGAAAAGAGCGCTGCGGCCTACAGCGTCATCAGCTTCAACGATTTCTCCGATGAGGTGCACCCAATGTACAGGGATGGCAAAGAGCTGATCAAGGGCTGCACCGCCTCCGGAGCTGAAGTAGCGAAGGCAGCAGGGGAGGTGCCGCCGTACCGTACGCTTTATAAACACCCCGACTACGACAGCGTCCGGAGAAAAGGGGTCGTGGAAAAGTGCATCTTCTGCGAGCACCGGGTGAAGAACGGCGAACTGCCCTACTGTGTTGTCTCCTGCCCTGCAAAGGCGAGGATATTCGGCGACCTCGACGATAAGAGCAGCGAGGCTGGCAGGCTGCTGCAGAAGCATAGGGCGGTTGCCCTGAAGAACAATAAAGGCGAGCGCCTGAAGAGCGGCGAAAAGGGCACGAGGCCCAACATCTACTACATCAGGAGCTTCAGGGCCGAAGCGAAAAGAGCATAA
- a CDS encoding molybdopterin-dependent oxidoreductase — MKIKRRDFLKAGAALGAVAAVGAPTLNAFAKAPEGKAAVGEEPGRWIPSTCQGCTQWCPVEFFVQNGRAVKVRGNQLSKANNGYCCPRGHLMLQQLYDPDRIKVPMKRTNPQKGRGVDPKFVPITWDEALDTIADKMMELRKNSEPHKFMYVRGRYSPTSTDIAYGTVGKVFGSPNSFSHSAICAEAEKMGPGYTEGFFGYRDYDLARTKYLMIWGCDPLSSNRQVPNTINKFGDLLDRATVAVVDPRLSASAAKAHEWLPIKPGEDGALATAIAHVLLTEGLWHREFVGDFKDKKNLFKAGKTVDESAFEEKYTHGLVKWWNIELKDRTPAWAAKVTLIPEEQIIRVAKGMGKAAPNVAVWLGPGAAMFPRGTYASMAVHALNGLLGSVDNEGGTLRAVKVPSNKFPKFDAYLDETAKKFGKEKKIDGRGSKDMPAMMGAKPGNGVVTNNIANSLLAGKPYDIKMAIMTWNNFNFSCTGADRWDKAMAKMPFFVHVVTNPSEMSQFADLILPSTFAPAEKLSVITNMANLHAHMSIQQPVVKRMWDTKDDETEIMWLLAEKLKAKGFPNLYDYFSKEFKDPETGATPADAKQFAEIAAKISSSAVWKPKEPLKGDRIDGWEDFKKKGIYNTEPYQFRKLWGKFGKEVEKDGKKTIEGTVTFKFEFYSETLKKALAEHAEKHKTTIDEVLQTCNYIARGEQAFVPHYEPPRRWGDEKEYPFTFIDYKSRLNREGRSQNATWYQEFKKVDVGDVSWDDVVKINPADAKRLGIKNGDTVKLTSPTGSIVATARLWEGVRPGTVAKCYGQGHWAYGRVAAKDYHAFTPRGGNNNELMPDDYDRLSGSTARNGGFTGVRIEKV, encoded by the coding sequence ATGAAGATCAAGAGAAGGGATTTTCTCAAGGCGGGTGCTGCTCTCGGAGCAGTCGCTGCAGTAGGCGCGCCGACGTTGAACGCCTTTGCAAAAGCCCCTGAAGGCAAGGCGGCCGTGGGCGAGGAGCCGGGCAGATGGATACCCTCGACCTGCCAGGGCTGTACCCAGTGGTGTCCGGTTGAGTTCTTCGTCCAGAACGGAAGGGCGGTCAAGGTGCGCGGCAACCAGCTGAGCAAGGCGAACAACGGCTACTGCTGTCCGAGGGGGCACCTCATGCTCCAGCAGCTCTACGATCCCGACCGGATCAAGGTGCCGATGAAGAGGACCAACCCGCAGAAGGGCAGAGGCGTCGATCCGAAGTTCGTCCCGATCACCTGGGACGAGGCCCTGGATACCATAGCGGATAAGATGATGGAGCTCAGGAAGAACAGCGAGCCCCATAAATTCATGTACGTGAGGGGCCGCTACTCGCCGACTTCCACCGATATCGCCTACGGCACCGTGGGCAAGGTCTTCGGCTCCCCGAACAGTTTCTCCCACAGCGCGATCTGTGCCGAGGCCGAAAAGATGGGCCCCGGGTACACGGAGGGCTTTTTCGGCTATCGTGATTACGATCTGGCCCGGACGAAGTACCTCATGATCTGGGGGTGCGACCCCCTCAGCTCGAACCGGCAGGTGCCGAATACCATCAACAAGTTCGGCGACCTCCTCGACAGGGCCACGGTAGCGGTGGTCGATCCGCGGCTCTCGGCCTCGGCTGCGAAGGCCCATGAGTGGCTCCCGATCAAACCGGGAGAGGACGGCGCCCTCGCAACAGCCATCGCGCATGTGCTGCTCACCGAGGGGCTCTGGCACAGGGAGTTCGTCGGCGACTTCAAGGACAAGAAGAACCTCTTCAAGGCGGGGAAGACCGTCGATGAGTCGGCGTTCGAGGAGAAATATACGCATGGCCTGGTGAAGTGGTGGAATATCGAGCTCAAGGACAGGACGCCCGCGTGGGCCGCAAAGGTGACCTTGATTCCCGAAGAGCAGATCATAAGGGTCGCGAAGGGCATGGGCAAGGCGGCGCCGAACGTCGCTGTCTGGCTCGGCCCGGGTGCGGCGATGTTCCCGCGGGGCACCTACGCCTCGATGGCGGTGCACGCGCTCAACGGGCTCCTCGGCTCCGTGGACAACGAAGGCGGCACCCTGAGAGCGGTCAAGGTGCCTTCCAACAAGTTCCCCAAATTCGATGCGTATCTCGACGAGACCGCGAAGAAGTTCGGCAAAGAGAAGAAGATCGACGGACGGGGCAGCAAGGATATGCCCGCCATGATGGGCGCGAAGCCGGGCAACGGCGTGGTCACCAACAATATCGCCAACAGCCTTCTGGCGGGCAAGCCCTACGATATCAAGATGGCGATTATGACCTGGAACAACTTCAACTTCTCCTGCACCGGCGCCGACCGGTGGGACAAGGCCATGGCGAAGATGCCTTTCTTCGTCCACGTTGTCACCAACCCGTCGGAGATGAGCCAGTTCGCCGACCTCATCCTGCCCTCGACCTTTGCGCCTGCGGAGAAACTTTCCGTTATCACGAACATGGCGAATCTCCACGCCCATATGTCGATACAGCAGCCGGTGGTGAAGAGGATGTGGGACACGAAAGACGACGAGACCGAGATCATGTGGCTGCTCGCCGAGAAGCTGAAGGCGAAGGGCTTCCCGAACCTTTATGACTACTTCTCGAAGGAGTTCAAGGACCCCGAGACCGGCGCGACGCCGGCCGATGCAAAACAGTTCGCCGAAATTGCCGCAAAGATCAGCAGCAGCGCGGTCTGGAAGCCGAAGGAGCCCCTCAAGGGCGACAGGATCGATGGCTGGGAGGATTTCAAGAAGAAAGGCATCTACAACACCGAACCGTACCAGTTCAGGAAGCTCTGGGGCAAGTTCGGGAAAGAGGTGGAGAAGGACGGCAAGAAGACGATAGAGGGTACGGTCACCTTCAAGTTCGAGTTCTACAGCGAGACCCTGAAGAAGGCCCTTGCCGAGCACGCCGAAAAGCACAAGACTACCATCGACGAGGTGCTCCAGACATGCAACTACATCGCCCGGGGCGAGCAGGCCTTCGTTCCCCATTATGAGCCGCCCAGGAGGTGGGGCGACGAGAAAGAGTATCCCTTCACCTTTATCGATTACAAATCGAGGCTCAACAGGGAGGGGAGAAGCCAGAACGCGACCTGGTACCAGGAGTTCAAGAAGGTCGATGTGGGCGATGTGAGCTGGGATGACGTGGTGAAGATCAACCCTGCCGACGCCAAGAGGCTGGGGATAAAGAACGGCGATACGGTGAAGCTCACCTCCCCGACGGGCAGCATCGTCGCTACGGCGCGGCTCTGGGAGGGTGTCCGCCCGGGGACCGTGGCAAAATGCTACGGCCAGGGCCACTGGGCGTACGGCCGCGTTGCCGCCAAGGACTACCATGCGTTCACGCCCCGCGGAGGCAACAACAACGAGCTCATGCCCGACGACTACGACCGCCTGAGCGGAAGCACGGCGCGGAACGGCGGCTTCACCGGCGTCAGGATCGAAAAGGTATAG
- a CDS encoding cysteine synthase family protein, which produces MGILDCIGSTPLVSIEGMNPNPKVRLFAKLEGNNPGGSVKDRVALYMVEAAEREGRLTRDKIILEATSGNTGIGLAMIAAAKRYRVKLTMPACVSVERRKALEAFGAELILSPSEEGTDGAIRLAHKILAEAPDRYFMPNQFDNPANIQAHYETTGREIWEQTGGGVTHFIAGMGTTGTLMGAGKRLKEYNPGVAIVGVEPVKGHRIQGLKNMSEAIVPKIFAPLQLDERHVVNDEEAFDATRMLAIKEGIFVGMSSGAAMHIAQKRSSELREGVIVVLFPDRGDRYLSTALFTSVCGKCPP; this is translated from the coding sequence ATGGGAATTCTCGATTGCATCGGCAGTACCCCGCTCGTCAGCATAGAGGGCATGAACCCCAATCCGAAGGTCAGGCTCTTCGCCAAACTGGAAGGGAACAACCCCGGGGGGTCGGTAAAGGACCGCGTAGCCCTGTATATGGTCGAGGCCGCGGAGCGCGAAGGAAGGCTCACGCGCGACAAGATAATCCTCGAGGCCACCTCGGGCAATACCGGGATCGGGCTCGCGATGATCGCCGCGGCGAAGCGGTACCGGGTCAAGCTGACGATGCCGGCCTGCGTCAGCGTCGAGCGGCGGAAGGCGCTCGAGGCCTTCGGCGCAGAGCTCATCCTGAGCCCGTCCGAGGAGGGCACCGACGGCGCGATCCGGCTTGCGCACAAGATACTCGCCGAGGCGCCCGACCGCTACTTCATGCCCAACCAGTTCGACAATCCTGCGAACATCCAGGCGCACTACGAGACGACGGGGAGAGAGATATGGGAGCAGACCGGGGGCGGCGTTACCCACTTCATCGCAGGGATGGGCACGACCGGCACCCTGATGGGCGCCGGCAAGCGGCTCAAGGAATATAATCCGGGTGTTGCGATCGTCGGCGTCGAGCCGGTCAAGGGGCACCGGATCCAGGGGTTGAAAAATATGTCCGAAGCGATCGTGCCGAAGATCTTCGCTCCGCTGCAGCTCGACGAGCGGCATGTGGTGAACGACGAGGAGGCCTTCGATGCCACGCGGATGCTCGCGATCAAGGAGGGCATCTTCGTCGGCATGTCGAGCGGCGCTGCAATGCATATCGCCCAGAAGCGCTCGAGCGAGCTGCGGGAGGGTGTGATCGTCGTCCTCTTTCCCGACCGCGGGGACCGGTATCTCTCGACGGCCCTGTTCACGTCGGTCTGCGGCAAGTGTCCTCCCTGA
- a CDS encoding cold-shock protein, whose protein sequence is MMNGTVKWFNDAKGYGFITSDNGADVFVHYSAIQGNGFKSLAEGQTVSFEVIDGPKGPKAANVTKS, encoded by the coding sequence ATGATGAACGGGACGGTGAAGTGGTTCAACGATGCCAAGGGGTACGGATTCATCACCAGTGACAACGGCGCCGATGTATTTGTCCACTACTCGGCGATTCAGGGCAATGGATTCAAATCCCTTGCCGAGGGCCAGACGGTGAGCTTCGAAGTCATCGACGGTCCCAAGGGCCCCAAGGCGGCGAATGTAACGAAGAGCTGA
- a CDS encoding molecular chaperone TorD family protein codes for MGDEEFIMQERGRRDCYRLLAACFYQPSKELFLQEDLFTTLAGLLNRICPQAAVHAAAMGEAFARYDHGELLVEYARLFIGPYGLQAPPYGSVYLDEGKGVMTDSTVEAVRMYRTEGLSMDEDFKELPDHLTVQLEFMYYLAFNEVRALENAETGTARQFSEKQQRFLKRFLGAWVPRFCGRIKDGTENTFYRSLAECLAVFIEHELRVSTAPEALKS; via the coding sequence ATGGGTGATGAGGAATTCATCATGCAAGAGAGGGGGAGGCGCGACTGTTATCGGCTGCTCGCGGCCTGTTTCTATCAGCCGTCAAAGGAGCTCTTCCTGCAGGAGGATCTTTTTACTACGCTTGCCGGGCTTTTGAACCGGATCTGCCCTCAGGCAGCCGTGCATGCTGCTGCCATGGGCGAAGCGTTTGCACGGTATGACCACGGGGAGCTGCTGGTCGAGTATGCGCGGCTCTTTATCGGGCCGTATGGATTGCAGGCCCCCCCTTACGGTTCAGTGTATCTGGATGAAGGGAAGGGCGTGATGACCGATTCCACAGTCGAAGCGGTCAGGATGTATCGGACGGAAGGGCTCTCCATGGATGAGGACTTCAAGGAGCTGCCCGATCACCTTACTGTTCAGCTCGAATTCATGTATTATCTTGCCTTTAACGAGGTGAGGGCTTTGGAGAATGCCGAGACCGGGACCGCCCGGCAGTTCTCGGAGAAACAGCAGCGCTTTCTGAAAAGATTTCTCGGCGCGTGGGTTCCCCGCTTTTGCGGGCGCATAAAGGATGGCACGGAGAATACCTTCTATCGTTCCCTTGCCGAGTGCCTGGCCGTTTTTATCGAACATGAGCTCAGGGTAAGCACTGCGCCGGAGGCGTTAAAGTCGTAG